The following proteins come from a genomic window of Xiphophorus couchianus chromosome 19, X_couchianus-1.0, whole genome shotgun sequence:
- the sobpa gene encoding sine oculis-binding protein homolog A isoform X5 — protein sequence MAEMEKEGRPPENKRSRKPAHPVKREINEEMKSFAENTMNELLGWYGYDKVELRDADNLEIGEMPQHISALKENSLPKIPGSTESSEGAPDRANSSLSLPNSRNGVAEPSSTPSTSTPSTKEHGNMPIVVPMIPPPLIKPPADEDTLNVQIMCAWCQKVGVKRYSLSMGSELKSFCSEKCFAACRRAYFKRNKLGYIRTYTTRDGGGLGGKLPRHVFTQDAPRLVFKTNSDVLVCDWCKHIRHTKEYLDFGAGERRLQFCSAKCLNQYKMDIFYKETQAALPGALCNPGHGAGGEGKPECSAGVQLLTPESWGTPLTDLRRKAPSPGSHSGTSALVSSTSSATSPSETAAVCSPSSSTSTKIPTPRPHESPTLPPPPLPLHPPVGVPSGSPPMVMTPRGPMPLPLFMEHQMMQQIRPPFLRPSAHPGGPNSPLSNPIIPGIGPPPPPRTLGPASSPMHRPLLSPHIHHSSNPNPGMIPPHPGLPIPGLPPFPPVNMMPNGPIPLPPMMNFGMPSLAPLVPPPTLLVPYPVIVPLPVPIPIPIPIPFNSKTSRDQPESSSSVHSAPDSSEASSSRAHSPSSSGSDKGDHKTEPAGGEQVSPVPGERSRTAFMDLTVKAEDNPGSLCLSSGSGLIDGVIDLTVGQKPGQQHLIQTMLAGVQVKVEESRSPPADGFGRECVGSNAENTLLPQGSFTELDTGTHLKSLDSAVQPSSKTDLPESQISPNFKPALLPTSVRTQSLALPQLQANSAAPCNVIVNGTGWHSLLNPDRKGERDGENPPKNGDLEREALKENNCSVGEAGKRISAQDEKVDTKVDSKQDPDSSMEEGEHAYALPLLSAGGCVVIQAVPKPAADKTAILSCSISAPLSAGGSPELEPPLKRRCLRIRNQNK from the exons AAAACTCGTTGCCAAAAATCCCAGGTTCGACAGAGAGCAGTGAAGGCGCTCCAGACAGAGCCAATAGCTCCCTGTCCTTGCCAAACTCAAGAAATGGAGTCGCCGAGCCATCCAGCACTCCATCCACCTCCACGCCCAGCACCAAGGAgcatggaaacatgccaatagTGGTTCCTATGATCCCTCCACCGCTTATCAAGCCCCCTGCAG ATGAAGACACATTAAATGTGCAGATTATGTGCGCTTGGTGCCAGAAGGTCGGCGTAAAACGCTATTCTCTGAGCATGGGGAGTGAGCTGAAGAGCTTCTGCAGCGAGAAGTGCTTTGCTGCCTGTCGCAGAGCCTATTTCAAGAGAAACAAG CTGGGATATATAAGGACTTATACA ACGAGAGACGGCGGCGGCCTTGGAGGGAAATTACCCCGGCACGTCTTTACTCAGGACGCTCCCCGGCTTGTCTTCAAGACAAACAGCGATGTTCTT GTGTGTGACTGGTGCAAACATATTCGCCACACTAAGGAGTACCTGGACTTTGGCGCTGGTGAGCGCAGGCTGCAGTTCTGCAGTGCCAAATGCCTAAACCAGTATAAAATGGACATTTTCTACAAGGAAACCCAGGCTGCCCTGCCTGGAGCATTGTGTAACCCTGGTCATGGAGCTGGAGGGGAGGGAAAACCAGAGTGCAGTGCAGGGGTGCAGCTGCTGACTCCTGAATCCTGGGGTACGCCACTGACAGATCTTCGGCGTAAGGCTCCTTCACCAGGGAGCCATTCTGGCACCTCTGCCTTGGTCTCCTCTACTTCTTCTGCCACCTCACCTTCAGAAACAGCGGCTGTGTGTTCCCCTTCCTCATCCACTTCAACCAAAATCCCCACACCTAGACCTCATGAAAGCCCAACACTTCCCCCTCCACCTCTTCCTTTGCATCCACCAGTGGGGGTTCCCTCTGGCAGCCCACCCATGGTGATGACACCCAGAGGACCTATGCCCCTGCCTCTGTTCATGGAACATCAAATGATGCAGCAGATCCGACCACCATTTCTTCGCCCCTCTGCCCATCCAGGGGGACCTAACAGCCCACTTTCAAACCCCATAATCCCCGGGATTGGTCCACCTCCTCCCCCAAGAACCCTTGGGCCAGCATCAAGTCCCATGCACAGACCCCTCCTTTCTCCACACATCCACCATTCATCCAATCCTAATCCAGGTATGATCCCTCCTCACCCTGGCCTACCTATACCAGGTCTGCCCCCTTTTCCCCCTGTCAACATGATGCCCAACGGACCCATCCCTTTGCCCCCAATGATGAACTTTGGCATGCCATCCTTAGCCCCATTGGTACCCCCACCAACTCTGTTGGTCCCTTACCCGGTCATTGTACCTCTCCCAGTTCCAATACCTATTCCAATCCCAATCCCTTTTAACTCCAAGACTTCTAGGGACCAACCAGAGAGCAGTAGTTCTGTCCACAGTGCTCCAGATTCTTCAGAAGCATCATCCTCTAGGGCTCACTCTCCAAGTTCTTCTGGAAGTGACAAAGGGGACCACAAGACAGAGCCAGCAGGTGGAGAACAGGTTTCTCCTGTACCTGGTGAGAGAAGCAGGACAGCGTTCATGGACTTGACTGTGAAGGCAGAGGATAATCCAGGCAGTCTTTGTCTTTCCAGTGGCTCTGGACTGATTGATGGTGTAATTGACCTAACTGTGGGCCAAAAGCCAGGCCAGCAGCACCTCATTCAGACCATGCTCGCTGGAGTCCAGGTCAAAGTGGAGGAATCGAGATCTCCACCAGCTGATGGGTTTGGGAGGGAATGTGTAGGTAGTAATGCAGAGAACACTCTTTTACCACAGGGCAGTTTTACAGAACTGGATACAGGCACACACCTTAAGTCATTGGACTCTGCAGTGCAACCTTCCAGCAAAACTGATCTTCCAGAGAGTCAAATAAGTCCTAATTTTAAACCAGCGCTCTTGCCTACATCAGTACGGACCCAGTCCTTAGCCCTTCCTCAGCTTCAAGCTAACTCTGCTGCCCCTTGTAATGTAATTGTCAATGGCACTGGATGGCATTCCCTTCTCAATCCAGACCGAAAAGGAGAGAGGGATGGGGAGAACCCGCCAAAGAATGGTGATCTGGAGCGCGAGGcgctgaaagaaaacaattgttCGGTGGGTGAGGCAGGGAAACGAATATCAGCACAAGATGAGAAAGTGGATACAAAAGTGGACAGTAAGCAAGACCCTGACTCCAGCATGGAAGAGGGTGAACACGCCTACGCCCTGCCACTTCTCTCAGCGGGAGGTTGTGTCGTCATCCAGGCTGTGCCAAAGCCTGCCGCTGACAAGACAGCCATCCTGTCCTGCTCCATCAGTGCACCATTGTCAGCAGGTGGGAGCCCTGAGCTGGAGCCGCCGCTGAAAAGGAGGTGTCTGCGAATCCGCAATCAAAACAAGTGA